The following nucleotide sequence is from Pseudomonas sp. RC10.
TCGATGCGCTGCATGCCAACCTTCTCCAGCACGCGGATCGACGCATGGTGCAGGGGTCTGACCACCGCGTAGACCTCGGGCACTCGTAGCTCAACGAACCCGAACGCCAGCGCCGCCTGACTGAGTTCGGTGGCGAACCCCTTCCCCCAGGCCTTGGGGCCGAAGCGATAGCCCAGATTCAACCGCAGAACGTCGCCATAGCGACGGGCATCGAGGCCGCCGAAGCCGATCACTTCATCAGGAAACTCACACGTGCAGATCGCCCATTGCCCATAGCCCTTTTCCTCCCAGTGAGCCAGCCAACCGTCGAGCAGGGATTGCGCCTGATCAAGCTGGGTCAGAGGTCCGAAAGGGTTGAACTGGTGAGTCGCCGGGTCGCCGTAGATGGCGAACAGGCTGGCGACGTCGTCGCGGGTGGGCGGTCTGAGGATCAAGCGTTCGGTGGTTCGTTGCATCGATGGGGGCCTTTCTTGTTTTCAGTCGGTTGAACGCGCGCATCCCTGCTGTAGGGGCGGGTGCATTCCGGATGGCATTCCGATGACTAGCCGGTACAGGCGACAAATCCCTGTCGCCTGTACGATTTTTCGCGAATGAATTCGCTCCTACAGATGATTAACGGTTATCCAGTCACGACGCGTTCAGGCTGGTAATCCATTCCCCCTGTAGGAGCGAATTCATTCGCGAGACGACGGTAAATCTGGCGAGGAAGTGGCAGGCATACCGACCCTTCGTCGGTACAACCCACACATCTTCATCGTCTGAACCCTATTTCCCGAATGAATTCGCTCCTACAGGTGATCGCCGTTTAGCCAATAGCCATGCGGTGAATCAAACCGCCAATAACCGCTCACGCAATTTGGTGATTTCGTCGCGCATCTGTGCGGCGGCTTCGAATTCCAGGTCGCGGGCGAGCTGATACATCTTCTCTTCCAGCTGACGAATGCGTTTGGTGATTTCGCTCGGTGAGCGCAGTTCGGCCTCGTACTTGGCGTTTTCTTCGGCGGCCTTGGCCATGCCTTTGCGCTTCTTGCTGCGCGAGCCTGGCACGGTGGCGCCTTCCATGATGTCGGCAACGTCCTTGAACACGCCTTTCGGGGTGATACCGTTGGCCAGGTTGAACGCAATCTGCTTGTCACGACGGCGCTCGGTCTCGCCAATCGCCCGTTCCATGGAGCCGGTGATGTTGTCGGCGTAGAGAATCGCCCGGCCATTCAGGTTCCGCGCCGCCCGGCCAATGGTCTGAATCAGCGAGCGTTCGGAACGCAGGAAGCCTTCTTTGTCAGCGTCGAGAATCGCCACCAGCGACACTTCCGGCATGTCCAGGCCTTCGCGCAACAGGTTGATCCCCACCAACACGTCGAAAGTGCCCAAACGCAGGTCGCGGATGATCTCGACCCGCTCCACCGTGTCGATGTCCGAGTGCAGATAGCGCACACGCACGCCGTGGTCGGCCAGGTAATCGGTGAGGTCTTCGGACATGCGCTTGGTCAGCGTCGTGACCAGCACCCGCTCTTCCACCGCCACACGTTTGTGAATCTCGGACAGCAGATCGTCGACCTGAGTCAACGCCGGGCGAATCTCGATCTGCGGGTCCACCAGACCGGTCGGGCGCACCACCTGTTCGACCGTACGGCCAGCGTGCTCGCCTTCGTACGGGCCGGGGGTCGCCGAGACGAAAATGGTCTGCGGACTGACACCTTCCCATTCATCGAAGCGCATGGGCCGGTTGTCCAGCGCCGACGGCAGTCGGAAGCCGTATTCCACCAGCGTTTCCTTGCGCGAACGGTCGCCTTTGTACATCGCGCCGACCTGAGGCACGCTGACGTGGGATTCGTCGATCACTAGCAGCGCGTCGGCCGGGAGGTAGTCGTAGAGGGTCGGCGGCGGCGCCCCGGCGGGACGGCCCGACAGGTAGCGCGAGTAGTTCTCGATGCCGTTGCAGTAGCCGAGTTCGAGGATCATTTCCAGGTCGAACCGAGTGCGCTGCTCCAGCCGCTGCGCTTCCACCAGTTTGTTCGCGCCGCGCAAATATTCCAGACGTTCCTGCAACTCGACCTTGATCCCTTCCATCGCGTCCAGCAGCGTTTCGCGCGGGGTCACGTAGTGGCTTTTCGGGTAGAAGGTGAAACGCGGCAACTTGCGGATCACCTCGCCGGTCAACGGGTCGAAGGCCGACAGGCTCTCGACCTCATCGTCGAACAGCTCGATGCGGATGGCTTCCAGGTCCGATTCCGCCGGGAAGATATCAATCACGTCGCCGCGCACGCGGAAGGTCGCACGGGCGAAGTCCATGTCATTGCGGGTGTATTGCAAGTCGGCGAGACGGCGCAGCAAGGCGCGCTGGTCCATTTTGTCGCCGCG
It contains:
- the uvrB gene encoding excinuclease ABC subunit UvrB; translation: MSEFQLVTRFEPAGDQPEAIRQLVEGIDAGLSHQTLLGVTGSGKTFSIANVIQQVQRPTMVLAPNKTLAAQLYGEFKAFFPNNAVEYFVSYYDYYQPEAYVPSSDTFIEKDASINDHIEQMRLSATKALLERKDAIIVTTVSCIYGLGSPETYLRMVLHVDRGDKMDQRALLRRLADLQYTRNDMDFARATFRVRGDVIDIFPAESDLEAIRIELFDDEVESLSAFDPLTGEVIRKLPRFTFYPKSHYVTPRETLLDAMEGIKVELQERLEYLRGANKLVEAQRLEQRTRFDLEMILELGYCNGIENYSRYLSGRPAGAPPPTLYDYLPADALLVIDESHVSVPQVGAMYKGDRSRKETLVEYGFRLPSALDNRPMRFDEWEGVSPQTIFVSATPGPYEGEHAGRTVEQVVRPTGLVDPQIEIRPALTQVDDLLSEIHKRVAVEERVLVTTLTKRMSEDLTDYLADHGVRVRYLHSDIDTVERVEIIRDLRLGTFDVLVGINLLREGLDMPEVSLVAILDADKEGFLRSERSLIQTIGRAARNLNGRAILYADNITGSMERAIGETERRRDKQIAFNLANGITPKGVFKDVADIMEGATVPGSRSKKRKGMAKAAEENAKYEAELRSPSEITKRIRQLEEKMYQLARDLEFEAAAQMRDEITKLRERLLAV
- a CDS encoding GNAT family N-acetyltransferase, which encodes MQRTTERLILRPPTRDDVASLFAIYGDPATHQFNPFGPLTQLDQAQSLLDGWLAHWEEKGYGQWAICTCEFPDEVIGFGGLDARRYGDVLRLNLGYRFGPKAWGKGFATELSQAALAFGFVELRVPEVYAVVRPLHHASIRVLEKVGMQRIDTLDDVPGQAPSLVYRSMRPA